From one Eucalyptus grandis isolate ANBG69807.140 chromosome 9, ASM1654582v1, whole genome shotgun sequence genomic stretch:
- the LOC104419499 gene encoding probable transmembrane ascorbate ferrireductase 2, whose amino-acid sequence MGAPIAGFSVIPIIRVIGVTVTALVLIWAVRYRGGLALVSDRKDLIFNVHPVLMVIGLILLNGEAILAYKTFPGTKSFKKLVHLTLQFLALCLSIVGLWAAWKFHVDKGIDNFYSLHSWLGLACLSLFSIQWATGFATFWYPGGSRNSRTTLLPWHVFFGVYIYALAVATCATGFLEKATFLQTNHIISHYSSEALLVNSLGILVVVLGGLVTLAVVSPANSKVDSAEVQLSMHNL is encoded by the exons ATGGGTGCACCGATAGCTGGGTTCTCCGTGATCCCCATCATCAGAGTGATTGGAGTCACCGTGACGGCTCTGGTGCTCATTTGGGCGGTGCGCTACCGAGGTGGCCTGGCTCTCGTCTCCGACCGGAAGGATCTTATCTTCAAt GTCCACCCTGTTCTAATGGTGATTGGGCTCATACTTCTCAATGGTGAAG CCATCCTAGCATACAAGACATTCCCTGGGACGAAGAGCTTCAAAAAACTAGTTCATCTCACTCTCCAATTTTTGGCCTTATGTCTAAGCATTGTCGGACTCTGGGCTGCATGGAAATTCCATGTCGACAAGGGTATTGACAATTTCTACAGCCTGCATTCTTGGTTGGGTCTGGCTTGCCTTTCCCTCTTTAGCATTCAG TGGGCTACTGGTTTTGCAACCTTCTGGTACCCAGGAGGCTCGAGGAATAGCAGAACTACGTTACTCCCATGGCACGTCTTCTTCGGGGTTTATATTTATGCCCTTGCGGTTGCTACTTGTGCCACCGGTTTTCTGGAGAAAGCCACGTTCCTCCAAACGAATCACATCATATCACACTATTCATCGGAGGCCTTGCTAGTTAACTCGTTGGGTATATTGGTGGTTGTATTGGGTGGTTTAGTGACCCTTGCTGTCGTGTCCCCTGCCAATTCCAAGGTTGATTCTGCTGAGGTTCAGTTGAGTATGCACAATCTTTAG